A genomic stretch from Bradyrhizobium quebecense includes:
- the ffh gene encoding signal recognition particle protein, whose protein sequence is MFDNLSERLGGILDRLTGRGALTEKDVDAAMREVRRALLEADVALEVVRSFIDRVREQAIGATVVKSVTPGQMVVKIVHDELVATLGSDGQTIDINSVPPVPIMMVGLQGSGKTTTTAKLARRMVQRDKRKVLMASLDVYRPAAMEQLAVLGRDLDIPTLPIVAGQMPPQIARRALEAGKLGGYDVVLLDTAGRTTLDEDMMKEAAEIKAAANPHEVLLVADSLTGQDAVNLARAFDERVGLTGIVLTRVDGDGRGGAALSMRAVTGKPIKLLGTGEKTDALEDFHPNRIAGRILGMGDVVSLVEKAAANIDAEKAARTAERMRKGQFDLNDMREQLQQMANMGGIGGLMGMMPGIAKMKNQIAAAGIDDKIIKRQVAVIDSMTRQERKNPDILKASRKKRIAAGAGQSVEQVNKLLKMHRNMADMMKAMGSGKRGPLAGIAQAMGFGGGMKPPSAEEMKALAEKMQGGAGGGLPNLPKDLPVGLRGGLPNVPGLTGLSGKPTLPGLGGFPGKKK, encoded by the coding sequence TTGTTCGACAATCTGTCGGAACGGCTTGGTGGCATTCTCGATCGTCTGACGGGGCGCGGTGCGCTGACCGAAAAGGACGTCGATGCCGCGATGCGCGAGGTGCGCCGCGCGCTGCTCGAAGCCGACGTCGCGCTCGAGGTCGTCCGCAGCTTCATCGACCGGGTCCGCGAGCAGGCGATCGGCGCCACCGTCGTCAAGTCGGTGACGCCGGGCCAGATGGTGGTGAAGATCGTCCATGACGAGCTCGTCGCCACGCTCGGTTCCGACGGCCAGACCATCGATATCAATTCCGTGCCGCCGGTGCCGATCATGATGGTCGGCCTGCAAGGCTCCGGCAAGACCACCACCACCGCAAAGCTCGCGCGGCGCATGGTCCAGCGCGACAAGCGCAAGGTGCTGATGGCCTCGCTCGACGTCTACCGCCCGGCGGCGATGGAGCAGCTCGCGGTGCTCGGCCGCGACCTCGACATCCCGACCCTGCCGATCGTCGCCGGCCAGATGCCGCCGCAGATCGCACGGCGCGCGCTCGAAGCCGGCAAGCTCGGCGGCTACGACGTGGTGCTGCTCGACACCGCCGGCCGCACCACGCTCGACGAAGACATGATGAAGGAGGCGGCCGAGATCAAAGCCGCCGCCAACCCGCATGAAGTGCTGCTGGTCGCGGACTCCCTCACCGGCCAGGATGCGGTCAACCTTGCACGCGCGTTCGATGAGCGCGTCGGCCTCACCGGCATCGTGCTGACAAGGGTGGACGGCGACGGCCGCGGTGGCGCGGCGCTGTCGATGCGCGCGGTCACCGGCAAGCCGATCAAGCTGCTCGGTACCGGCGAAAAGACCGACGCGCTGGAAGACTTCCATCCGAACCGCATCGCCGGCCGCATCCTCGGCATGGGCGACGTCGTCTCGCTGGTCGAGAAGGCTGCGGCGAACATCGACGCCGAGAAGGCCGCGCGCACCGCCGAACGGATGCGCAAGGGTCAGTTCGACCTCAACGACATGCGCGAACAGCTGCAGCAGATGGCGAATATGGGCGGCATCGGCGGCCTGATGGGCATGATGCCCGGCATCGCCAAGATGAAGAACCAGATCGCGGCGGCCGGTATCGACGACAAGATCATCAAGCGCCAGGTCGCGGTGATCGATTCGATGACGCGGCAGGAGCGCAAGAATCCGGACATCCTCAAGGCGAGCCGCAAGAAGCGCATCGCGGCAGGCGCCGGCCAGAGCGTCGAGCAGGTCAACAAGCTCCTGAAGATGCACCGGAACATGGCCGACATGATGAAGGCCATGGGAAGCGGCAAGCGCGGCCCGCTCGCCGGCATCGCGCAGGCGATGGGCTTTGGCGGCGGCATGAAGCCGCCCTCGGCCGAGGAGATGAAGGCGCTCGCCGAGAAGATGCAGGGCGGTGCCGGCGGCGGCCTGCCCAATTTGCCGAAGGATTTACCCGTTGGGCTGCGCGGCGGCCTGCCCAATGTGCCGGGCCTGACCGGCCTCAGCGGCAAGCCGACACTGCCGGGCCTCGGCGGCTTCCCGGGCAAGAAGAAATGA
- a CDS encoding MBL fold metallo-hydrolase: protein MKTYDGPVSDHFDGLHFFDPDGAPPKSLGEVLRWQFGGRRQRAVWPEWAPSPYADTPPPRVDGDKVRLCFVGHASWLIQTAGLNILVDPVWSMRASPFGFAGPKRHNDPGIAFEKLPRIDVVLVSHGHYDHLDVATLSKLTAAFAPRVITPLGNDVTMHASDAAIKAEAFDWHQRVELGGGVAVTLVPTRHWSARGLFDRNKALWASFVLETPAGKLYIVCDSGYGDGRHFRRVAEAHGPLRLAILPIGAYEPRWFMQDQHMNPEDAVQALADCGATQALAHHHGTFQLTDEAIDAPAIALGEALDAARVPREKFATLKPGQVFEI, encoded by the coding sequence ATGAAAACCTACGACGGCCCCGTTTCCGATCATTTCGACGGCCTGCACTTCTTCGATCCGGACGGCGCGCCGCCGAAATCGCTTGGCGAGGTGTTGCGCTGGCAGTTCGGGGGCAGGCGGCAGCGCGCGGTCTGGCCGGAATGGGCGCCGAGCCCCTATGCCGATACGCCGCCGCCGCGCGTCGACGGCGACAAGGTGCGGCTCTGCTTCGTCGGCCATGCCAGCTGGCTGATCCAGACCGCAGGCCTCAACATCCTGGTCGATCCCGTCTGGTCGATGCGGGCCTCGCCGTTCGGCTTCGCAGGGCCCAAGCGGCACAACGATCCCGGCATTGCTTTCGAGAAGTTGCCCAGGATCGACGTCGTGCTGGTGTCGCACGGCCATTACGATCATCTCGATGTCGCGACGCTGTCGAAGCTGACTGCGGCGTTTGCGCCGCGCGTCATCACGCCGCTCGGCAACGACGTCACGATGCACGCCTCCGATGCCGCGATCAAAGCCGAGGCGTTCGACTGGCATCAGCGCGTCGAGCTCGGAGGCGGCGTTGCCGTGACGCTGGTGCCGACGCGGCACTGGTCGGCGCGCGGCCTGTTCGATCGCAACAAGGCGCTGTGGGCGAGCTTCGTGCTGGAGACGCCGGCCGGCAAGCTCTACATCGTGTGCGATTCCGGCTATGGCGACGGCCGGCATTTCCGCCGCGTGGCCGAGGCGCATGGTCCGTTGCGGCTCGCGATCCTGCCGATCGGCGCTTACGAGCCGCGCTGGTTCATGCAAGACCAGCACATGAACCCGGAGGATGCGGTGCAGGCGCTGGCTGATTGCGGCGCGACCCAGGCGCTGGCGCATCACCACGGCACATTCCAATTGACCGACGAGGCGATCGACGCACCGGCGATCGCGCTCGGCGAAGCGCTCGATGCGGCCAGGGTGCCGCGCGAGAAATTTGCGACGTTGAAGCCGGGTCAGGTGTTCGAGATTTAG
- a CDS encoding SIMPL domain-containing protein has protein sequence MTRRLPLGLPIAATLIATTLLAAPALADSDFPPAISVTGEATVSAAPDEAQLDAGVTTDAKTAREAAEANNVTMGKVLAALKGAGLAEKDYQTSRLSLQPQFANRTPSSPNAPPSIVGYHASNRVTIKLHDVSKVAGVIDVLVGAGANDIGGLNFSVSQASKLLDDARERAIADARRKAEIYAKAAGVTLGAPLNIAEVGSAPVPMFRAKMATAGFAAPTPVAQGEETLTINVTVSWAIKEK, from the coding sequence ATGACCCGTCGCCTCCCCCTCGGCCTCCCCATCGCTGCCACCCTCATCGCAACCACGCTGCTGGCTGCGCCCGCACTCGCCGACAGCGACTTTCCGCCGGCGATCTCGGTCACCGGCGAGGCGACCGTATCGGCGGCGCCAGACGAGGCGCAGCTCGATGCCGGCGTCACCACCGATGCCAAGACCGCACGCGAAGCCGCCGAAGCCAACAATGTGACGATGGGCAAGGTGCTGGCCGCGCTGAAGGGCGCCGGCCTCGCGGAAAAGGATTATCAGACCTCGCGGCTGTCGCTGCAGCCGCAATTCGCCAACCGTACGCCGTCGTCGCCGAACGCCCCGCCCAGCATCGTCGGCTATCACGCGAGCAATCGCGTCACGATCAAGCTGCACGATGTGAGCAAGGTCGCTGGTGTCATCGATGTGCTGGTGGGCGCCGGCGCCAACGATATCGGCGGGCTCAATTTCTCGGTGTCGCAGGCCTCGAAGCTGCTCGATGACGCACGCGAAAGGGCGATTGCCGACGCCCGCCGCAAGGCGGAGATCTACGCCAAGGCCGCCGGCGTCACGCTCGGCGCGCCCTTGAACATCGCGGAAGTCGGCTCGGCGCCGGTCCCGATGTTCCGCGCCAAGATGGCGACGGCTGGATTCGCCGCCCCCACGCCGGTCGCCCAGGGCGAGGAAACGCTCACCATCAATGTGACCGTCTCCTGGGCGATCAAGGAGAAGTAG
- a CDS encoding GyrI-like domain-containing protein, giving the protein MNRINTLRAALVALLPLAAITLASPAPAQSPSASPAPAASPSPTPAPAPSATPVPPPAETKSPADSPAASQTPAPPPAAPVQTADPFGEPFTLEPKKVVMLKGTANWDSAFDALIEAFKQLTALLDKDGVKAAGNPMIVYTSTDDTGFTFIAEIPVDQDVKNLGKNMSMGNSPDGKALKFVHRGSYDNMDNTYEAITNHLDDKKLEAKDTFIEEYITDPLKTAEDKLVINVYVPLK; this is encoded by the coding sequence ATGAACCGTATCAACACGCTCCGCGCGGCCCTGGTCGCGCTGCTCCCTTTGGCCGCGATCACCCTGGCAAGCCCGGCGCCTGCCCAGTCGCCGTCAGCCTCGCCCGCTCCGGCGGCAAGCCCGAGCCCAACGCCCGCGCCTGCGCCATCGGCAACACCGGTGCCCCCGCCGGCCGAGACCAAGTCACCGGCCGACAGCCCGGCCGCATCGCAGACCCCGGCGCCGCCGCCGGCCGCCCCGGTGCAGACCGCCGACCCGTTCGGCGAGCCGTTCACGCTGGAACCGAAGAAGGTCGTGATGCTGAAGGGCACGGCCAACTGGGATTCGGCCTTCGACGCGCTGATCGAAGCGTTCAAGCAGCTCACCGCGCTGCTCGACAAGGACGGCGTCAAGGCAGCGGGCAATCCGATGATCGTCTACACCTCGACCGACGACACCGGCTTCACCTTCATCGCCGAAATCCCGGTCGACCAGGACGTCAAGAACCTCGGCAAGAACATGAGCATGGGCAATTCGCCCGACGGCAAGGCGCTGAAATTCGTCCATCGCGGGTCCTACGACAACATGGACAACACCTATGAGGCGATCACCAATCACCTCGACGACAAGAAGCTCGAAGCCAAGGACACCTTTATCGAGGAATACATCACCGATCCGCTGAAGACCGCCGAAGACAAGCTTGTGATCAACGTCTACGTACCCCTGAAGTGA
- the dapF gene encoding diaminopimelate epimerase, with the protein MSALANHAFAKMNGIGNEIVVVDLRDSKAQVSADEARAVASPAGGVPYDQLMVLQPPRLDGTEAFISIYNNDGSEAGACGNGMRCVVRRIFEKTGQTSATFQTRAGLLNCWQGPAPDLYTVDMGAPKFGWHDIPLAEEFRDTRYIELQVGPIDNPVLHSPSVVSMGNPHAVFWVDDVNAYDLERFGPLLENHPIFPERANITLAHIVDRDHITIRTWERGAGLTRACGSAACATAVAAARLKRANRMVEITLPGGKLGIEWRERDDHVLMTGTADFEYEGRFDPALFANVA; encoded by the coding sequence ATGAGCGCGCTCGCCAATCACGCATTCGCCAAGATGAACGGCATCGGCAACGAGATCGTCGTCGTCGACCTGCGCGATTCCAAAGCACAGGTTTCGGCTGATGAGGCGCGCGCCGTGGCATCGCCGGCCGGCGGCGTGCCCTATGATCAGCTGATGGTGCTGCAGCCGCCGCGGCTCGATGGCACCGAAGCGTTCATCTCGATCTACAACAATGACGGCTCGGAGGCCGGGGCCTGCGGCAACGGCATGCGCTGCGTGGTGCGGCGGATCTTCGAGAAGACCGGCCAGACATCCGCGACGTTCCAGACCCGCGCCGGCCTGCTCAATTGCTGGCAGGGGCCGGCGCCCGATCTCTACACCGTCGACATGGGCGCGCCGAAGTTTGGCTGGCACGACATTCCGCTGGCTGAGGAATTTCGCGACACCCGCTACATCGAGCTGCAGGTCGGGCCGATCGACAATCCGGTGCTGCATTCACCCTCGGTGGTCTCGATGGGCAATCCGCACGCGGTCTTCTGGGTCGATGACGTCAATGCCTACGACCTCGAACGGTTCGGGCCGCTCCTGGAAAACCATCCGATCTTCCCGGAGCGCGCCAACATCACGCTCGCTCATATCGTCGATCGCGACCACATCACGATCCGCACCTGGGAGCGCGGCGCCGGCCTCACCAGGGCGTGCGGCTCGGCGGCCTGCGCGACCGCGGTCGCGGCGGCGCGGCTGAAGCGCGCCAACCGGATGGTCGAGATTACGCTGCCCGGCGGCAAGCTCGGCATCGAGTGGCGCGAGCGCGACGACCACGTGCTGATGACCGGCACAGCCGATTTCGAATATGAGGGCCGCTTCGATCCGGCGCTGTTCGCCAACGTCGCATAG
- the mtaB gene encoding tRNA (N(6)-L-threonylcarbamoyladenosine(37)-C(2))-methylthiotransferase MtaB, translating to MSVEIVTFGCRLNAFESEVIRREAEQAGLTETIVINSCAVTNEAVAQARQSIRKLKRERPAARIVVTGCAAQTQADMFAEMAEVDRVVGNDEKMRGDAWQATRAAFDIGASEKVAVADIMAVTEMAPHLLDGFERGLPRVFVQVQNGCDHRCTFCIIPYGRGNSRSVPMGVVVDQVRTLVERGHAEIVLTGVDLTSYGGDLPGTPKLGQLTRQILRHVPELKRLRISSIDSIEADRDLLDVIADDARLMPHLHLSLQSGDDLILKRMKRRHSRRDAIDFCAQVRRLRPDIALGADIIAGFPTESEEMFARSLDLVAECDLTFLHVFPYSRRPGTPAARMPQVEGGTIRERAKRLRAAGEAALVRRLAAEVGATREVLIESDRQGRTEHFLPVAIDDDVPGMVRAMSISGHDGARLTASVGDVR from the coding sequence ATGAGTGTCGAAATCGTCACCTTTGGCTGCCGCCTCAACGCATTCGAATCCGAGGTGATCAGGCGCGAGGCCGAGCAGGCGGGGCTCACTGAGACCATCGTCATCAACAGCTGCGCCGTCACCAATGAGGCGGTGGCGCAGGCCCGGCAGTCGATCCGCAAGTTGAAGCGCGAACGCCCCGCGGCGCGCATCGTCGTCACCGGCTGCGCGGCGCAGACGCAAGCCGACATGTTTGCAGAGATGGCCGAGGTCGATCGCGTCGTCGGCAATGACGAGAAGATGCGCGGCGACGCCTGGCAGGCGACGCGCGCAGCTTTCGACATCGGCGCAAGCGAGAAGGTCGCGGTCGCCGACATCATGGCGGTGACGGAGATGGCGCCGCATCTGCTCGACGGCTTCGAGCGCGGCCTGCCGCGGGTGTTCGTGCAGGTGCAGAACGGCTGCGATCATCGCTGCACCTTCTGCATCATCCCCTACGGCCGCGGCAATTCGCGCTCGGTGCCGATGGGCGTGGTGGTCGATCAGGTTCGCACGCTGGTCGAGCGTGGCCATGCCGAGATCGTGCTGACCGGCGTCGATCTCACGAGCTATGGCGGCGATCTCCCGGGTACGCCGAAGCTCGGCCAGTTGACCCGGCAGATCCTGCGCCATGTGCCCGAGCTGAAGCGGCTGCGCATCTCCTCGATCGATTCGATCGAGGCCGATCGCGACCTGCTCGATGTCATCGCCGACGACGCGCGGCTGATGCCGCATCTGCATCTGTCGTTGCAGTCCGGCGACGACTTGATCCTGAAGCGGATGAAACGCCGGCATTCACGCCGGGACGCGATCGATTTCTGCGCGCAGGTCCGCCGGCTGCGGCCGGACATCGCGCTCGGCGCCGACATCATCGCGGGCTTCCCGACCGAGTCTGAGGAGATGTTTGCGCGCTCGCTCGATCTGGTCGCGGAATGCGATCTCACCTTCCTGCATGTGTTTCCCTATTCGCGACGTCCGGGCACGCCGGCGGCGCGGATGCCGCAGGTCGAGGGCGGGACGATCAGGGAGCGCGCCAAGCGGCTACGCGCAGCCGGCGAAGCCGCGCTGGTGCGGCGGCTTGCTGCGGAAGTCGGCGCGACGCGCGAGGTGCTGATCGAGAGCGACAGGCAGGGCCGCACGGAGCATTTCCTGCCGGTTGCGATCGATGACGATGTGCCGGGTATGGTGCGTGCGATGTCCATCAGCGGACATGACGGCGCGCGCCTCACTGCATCGGTCGGCGACGTCCGTTGA